One genomic region from Croceicoccus sp. YJ47 encodes:
- a CDS encoding lytic transglycosylase domain-containing protein, with protein MATALAMGLVSSAPLLAQDAGSFADIRWSPADWDRARMQNMAVAPGPMARAVMQWNTLIARRDAGFDAYAGFLNQYPGFPQQDTLRLRAEAALSDEYVDPTRQVAYFDRHPPIGNSARAQYALALRALGRPEATGMARAAWRGGEMSPTAEASLAALYGPLFTAEDHESRMDSLLWQGARDAAERQIGFVTGERRQIDMARLAAMQGTAPASLGLQVPASANSDPGYIYNRARQLRRSNQFAAAQSLLANAPPLAGLPDDAEHWIEELRRNAEFALQSGDVGTAARIADRAGEAFAPGTDVSKLSGSIRDDYEKLFYPIGEAALARGDTGTAARMFATYGASQRTAPARTKGFYFAGLAAERAGMADFSRRQYEAAAGYPDQFYGQLALERLGRELNAPAATLPTPTGQARVQFAARPLVQAVREVGRIGDWRTAVYFFRELAESAETPEDFALIAELARETGRRDLAVIAGREAATKQVYGFSQYAFPRIDVPAGHERHWSIIHAIARQESQFATDAVSHAGARGLMQLMPGTAREQAGKQNLSYQSSALIDDPQYNIRLGAGYFGRMLDSYGSYPLAVAAYNAGPGNVNKWLRTNGDPRNGGIGWVEWIEAIPFTETRRYVARVLENAAYYDALYPDAGNRSGPYPLSHYLGKQPGR; from the coding sequence ATGGCGACCGCGCTGGCGATGGGGCTTGTGAGTTCCGCGCCCTTACTGGCCCAGGATGCGGGCAGCTTTGCCGATATTCGCTGGTCGCCTGCCGACTGGGACCGGGCGCGGATGCAGAACATGGCGGTGGCCCCCGGCCCGATGGCGCGTGCAGTGATGCAGTGGAACACGCTGATCGCGCGGCGCGATGCGGGGTTCGACGCCTATGCCGGGTTCCTCAACCAGTATCCCGGTTTCCCGCAGCAGGACACGCTACGCCTCCGGGCAGAAGCGGCGTTGAGCGACGAATATGTCGATCCGACGCGGCAGGTCGCCTATTTCGACCGGCATCCGCCCATCGGCAATTCGGCGCGGGCGCAATATGCCCTGGCGCTCAGGGCGCTGGGCCGGCCCGAGGCGACCGGAATGGCGCGCGCGGCGTGGCGCGGCGGCGAGATGAGCCCCACGGCGGAGGCCAGCCTTGCGGCGCTCTATGGCCCGCTGTTCACGGCTGAGGACCACGAATCGCGCATGGACTCGCTCCTGTGGCAGGGCGCCAGGGACGCGGCGGAGCGCCAGATCGGTTTCGTCACCGGCGAACGGCGACAGATCGACATGGCCCGCCTCGCCGCGATGCAGGGCACCGCCCCCGCCTCGCTCGGGCTTCAGGTGCCGGCCTCGGCGAACAGCGATCCCGGCTATATCTACAATCGCGCGCGGCAATTGCGCAGATCGAACCAGTTCGCCGCGGCGCAGAGCCTGCTGGCCAACGCGCCGCCGTTGGCGGGTCTTCCCGACGATGCGGAACACTGGATCGAGGAATTGCGCCGCAACGCGGAATTCGCGCTGCAATCGGGCGATGTCGGCACCGCCGCACGCATCGCCGACCGCGCGGGCGAGGCGTTCGCCCCCGGCACGGATGTGAGCAAGCTTTCGGGCAGCATCCGCGACGATTACGAAAAGCTGTTCTACCCCATTGGCGAGGCCGCACTGGCGCGGGGCGACACCGGCACGGCGGCGCGCATGTTCGCCACCTATGGCGCGTCGCAGCGCACCGCCCCTGCCCGCACGAAAGGGTTCTATTTCGCCGGGCTGGCCGCCGAACGCGCCGGGATGGCCGATTTCTCGCGCCGGCAATACGAGGCCGCGGCCGGATACCCCGATCAGTTCTATGGGCAGCTTGCGCTCGAACGGCTGGGCCGGGAGCTGAATGCGCCTGCCGCCACGCTCCCCACCCCGACGGGCCAGGCGCGCGTGCAATTCGCCGCCCGTCCGCTGGTGCAGGCGGTGCGCGAGGTGGGCCGGATCGGCGACTGGCGCACGGCGGTCTATTTTTTCCGCGAACTCGCCGAAAGCGCGGAAACGCCGGAGGATTTCGCGCTCATCGCCGAACTCGCCCGCGAAACCGGGCGCCGCGACCTCGCCGTGATCGCCGGGCGCGAAGCCGCGACGAAGCAGGTCTACGGCTTTTCGCAATATGCCTTTCCGCGCATCGACGTGCCGGCGGGCCACGAACGCCATTGGTCCATCATCCACGCCATCGCGCGGCAGGAAAGCCAGTTCGCGACCGACGCGGTCAGCCATGCCGGCGCGCGCGGCCTGATGCAGCTCATGCCCGGCACCGCGCGGGAACAGGCGGGCAAGCAGAACCTGTCCTATCAATCGAGCGCGCTGATCGACGATCCGCAATATAACATTCGGCTGGGCGCGGGATATTTCGGGCGCATGCTCGACAGCTACGGGAGCTACCCGCTTGCCGTGGCGGCCTATAATGCCGGGCCGGGCAATGTGAACAAATGGCTGCGCACCAATGGCGATCCGCGCAATGGCGGCATCGGCTGGGTCGAATGGATCGAGGCGATCCCGTTTACCGAAACGCGCCGCTATGTCGCGCGCGTGCTCGAAAACGCGGCCTATTACGATGCGCTCTACCCCGATGCGGGCAATCGCAGCGGGCCCTATCCGCTCAGCCATTATCTGGGGAAACAGCCCGGACGGTGA
- the dapA gene encoding 4-hydroxy-tetrahydrodipicolinate synthase, translating to MFSGSIPALVTPFRDGAFDEEAFRRLIDWQIENGSKALVPCGTTGENSTLTNDEHHRVIEVCVEQTAGRVPVIAGCGSNDTASALMHMEYSEKFGADAALVVAPYYNKPSQAGLIAHFSHLANNSALPIVLYNVPGRTVTDIEPETVCELVNLFPDKIIGIKDASGDLSRVVDHRMGIGRAFCQLSGDDELALPANAAGAVGCISVTANVAPKLCAEFQQACVENDFAEARRINDRLYPLHYAMFEDSSPAPVKYALSRVHDWISDELRLPLTLCSEPARRAVDAALDHAGLL from the coding sequence ATGTTTTCAGGGTCCATTCCTGCCTTGGTGACCCCCTTTCGCGACGGGGCTTTCGATGAAGAGGCGTTTCGCCGCCTGATCGACTGGCAGATCGAGAACGGGTCGAAGGCGCTGGTCCCGTGCGGCACCACGGGCGAGAATTCGACGCTGACCAATGACGAACATCACCGCGTGATCGAGGTTTGCGTCGAACAGACCGCGGGCCGCGTGCCGGTGATCGCGGGGTGCGGCTCGAACGACACGGCGAGCGCGCTCATGCACATGGAATATTCAGAGAAGTTCGGCGCGGATGCCGCACTCGTCGTCGCGCCTTATTATAATAAGCCGAGCCAGGCCGGGCTGATCGCGCATTTCTCGCATCTTGCGAACAATTCCGCGCTGCCGATCGTGCTGTATAACGTGCCGGGCCGCACCGTGACGGATATCGAGCCGGAGACCGTGTGCGAGCTGGTCAACCTGTTCCCCGACAAGATCATCGGTATCAAGGATGCGAGCGGCGACCTCTCGCGCGTGGTCGATCATCGCATGGGCATCGGGCGCGCGTTCTGTCAGCTTTCGGGCGATGACGAGCTTGCGCTTCCCGCCAATGCGGCGGGCGCAGTGGGGTGCATTTCGGTGACGGCCAATGTGGCGCCCAAACTGTGCGCCGAGTTTCAGCAGGCCTGTGTCGAGAACGATTTTGCCGAGGCGCGCCGGATCAACGACCGGCTCTACCCGCTGCACTACGCCATGTTCGAGGACAGCTCCCCCGCGCCGGTCAAATATGCCCTGTCGCGCGTGCACGACTGGATCAGCGACGAATTGCGGCTCCCGCTCACCCTGTGCAGCGAACCGGCGCGGCGCGCGGTCGATGCCGCGCTCGACCATGCGGGGCTCCTGTAA
- the smpB gene encoding SsrA-binding protein SmpB, producing MARPKPTSFDKQKTVAENRRARFDYHIDEVFEAGIALTGTEVKSLRGGEGSIAESYAELRKGEVWLVNANVPEFSHGNRFNHEPKRPRKLLLHERQISKLHGAVERKGMTLVPLSIYFNGQGRAKVELALARGKNVADKRATVKDRDWKRQQQRILREHS from the coding sequence ATGGCACGTCCCAAACCCACAAGCTTCGACAAGCAGAAGACCGTCGCCGAAAACCGGCGCGCCCGGTTCGATTACCATATCGACGAGGTGTTCGAGGCGGGCATCGCGCTCACCGGCACGGAGGTGAAGAGCCTGCGCGGCGGCGAAGGCTCGATCGCGGAAAGCTATGCCGAATTGCGCAAGGGCGAGGTCTGGCTCGTCAATGCCAACGTGCCGGAATTCAGCCATGGCAACCGGTTCAATCACGAACCGAAACGCCCGCGCAAGCTGCTGCTCCACGAACGGCAGATTTCAAAGCTTCACGGCGCGGTGGAACGCAAGGGCATGACGCTCGTGCCGCTTTCCATCTATTTCAACGGGCAGGGCCGGGCGAAGGTCGAACTCGCGCTCGCCCGCGGCAAGAATGTCGCGGACAAGCGCGCGACGGTGAAGGATCGCGACTGGAAACGGCAGCAGCAGCGCATCCTGCGCGAACATAGCTGA
- a CDS encoding DUF2062 domain-containing protein has product MKKRLIDWTRGRMPTREGMADNRFLAPIAHRFLSPELWRFTRRSVPRGVALGLFAAFIVPLGQIFLAAFLALPTRANVPLAAAVTFVTNPFTVPFWVVFANRVGGALLRADYYAGAPLSDHIDNGWWSRMGQFFETAGVTAFGFVVLAVGSAIIGYFVSGWLWRWQVGRRRRHALSIRQEARILARERQAGSGD; this is encoded by the coding sequence ATGAAAAAGCGACTGATCGACTGGACGCGGGGCCGCATGCCTACGCGCGAGGGGATGGCGGACAACCGCTTTCTCGCCCCGATCGCGCATCGTTTTCTAAGCCCCGAATTGTGGCGCTTTACCCGCCGCTCGGTCCCGCGCGGCGTGGCGCTCGGCCTTTTTGCCGCGTTCATCGTGCCGCTCGGTCAGATTTTCCTAGCCGCGTTCCTGGCGCTTCCCACGCGTGCGAACGTGCCGCTCGCGGCGGCAGTGACCTTCGTGACGAACCCGTTCACCGTGCCGTTCTGGGTCGTGTTCGCGAACCGGGTCGGAGGCGCGCTCTTGCGGGCGGATTATTACGCCGGGGCGCCCCTTTCCGATCATATCGACAATGGCTGGTGGAGCCGGATGGGGCAGTTTTTCGAAACCGCCGGCGTCACCGCGTTCGGCTTCGTCGTGCTTGCGGTGGGGTCCGCGATCATCGGCTATTTCGTGTCAGGCTGGCTGTGGCGCTGGCAGGTGGGACGCCGCCGCCGCCATGCGCTTTCCATCCGGCAGGAGGCCCGCATTCTCGCCCGCGAACGTCAGGCCGGGTCGGGCGATTGA
- a CDS encoding PAS domain-containing sensor histidine kinase, whose amino-acid sequence MTPAEPARARLPIRGRDGIWLAAAALLSGILLQLVSGQWLLTGVYLGGLAVMFGIVWAVMPRLSTRFSIAEADSPDVEDWSVTAAAIEWPDVAMAITNRRGRIVCANARYGEWFGFDDATPGGPFERGDAERLPQAVKDAWRSGEASLDRLVRRNGRWNLKLARAGRGEDYLIWTFTPVASENQVAEVVRHLRGRVGRALGAAGIQAAAVNPDGTILGANDAFAARATGRADGSTTGQDFVDFLTGDEYERYFYAREGEDGDPLTLVHLPIADPDIAPGDIPELPPTLFLILNSGPRASAVSSLPDIEALMSLLPLGLAMADRDGRFLFVNRAFRRAVALDEKVETPSFPAELVVHEDKSALADAVRRHAAGAPGSAKVPVRLETMPDETVSISLASVRGLGEAAVMLSLKDSTEETRLKRQVAQATKMQAVGQLAGGVAHDFNNVLTAIIGYCDLMLLRHTPGDIDYDDIQQIKANSNRAASLTRQLLAFSRQQTLRPQTLQLPDVISEVSVLLKRLIGEKIRLVVTHDRALGPVRADPGQLEQVIVNLAVNARDAMLAKSDGGTLKISTHRIGPAEVRELNNDILPKGHYTALCVTDTGGGIPVDKLGKIFEPFYTTKETGKGTGLGLSTVYGIVKQSGGFIFADSPPGGGAQFSVYLPVHTVQPGEIVAEQKAQRVPEPESAVSFGGNGAILLVEDEHTVRAVAERALKRQGYEVTCAADGEEGLEIIGRDGRFDLVVSDVVMPTMDGPAMVREIRKQYPHIPVIFMSGYAEEQLRREIDIAGMYFLAKPFSVAQIGEQVARVLAKAREGGAAGADNPRVE is encoded by the coding sequence TTGACCCCGGCGGAGCCTGCACGGGCCCGATTGCCGATTCGCGGGCGGGACGGGATCTGGCTCGCCGCAGCGGCGCTGCTGAGCGGGATCCTCCTCCAACTCGTCAGCGGGCAATGGCTGCTCACGGGCGTTTATCTTGGCGGGCTGGCGGTGATGTTCGGCATCGTCTGGGCGGTGATGCCGCGGCTTTCCACGCGCTTTTCCATTGCGGAGGCGGATAGCCCGGACGTCGAGGACTGGTCCGTGACGGCGGCGGCGATCGAATGGCCCGATGTTGCCATGGCGATCACCAATCGGCGCGGCCGCATCGTGTGCGCCAATGCGCGTTATGGCGAATGGTTCGGTTTCGACGATGCGACGCCGGGCGGCCCGTTCGAACGCGGCGATGCGGAACGGCTCCCGCAGGCGGTCAAGGATGCGTGGCGCAGCGGGGAGGCATCGCTCGACCGGCTGGTACGGCGAAACGGGCGCTGGAATCTCAAGCTCGCACGGGCGGGGCGGGGCGAGGATTACCTCATCTGGACCTTCACCCCGGTGGCGAGCGAGAACCAGGTTGCCGAGGTCGTCCGCCATTTGCGCGGACGCGTGGGCCGGGCACTCGGCGCGGCGGGAATACAGGCGGCGGCGGTCAATCCCGACGGGACCATCCTCGGTGCGAACGATGCGTTCGCCGCGCGTGCGACGGGGCGCGCGGATGGATCGACCACGGGGCAGGACTTCGTCGATTTCCTGACGGGCGACGAATACGAACGCTATTTCTACGCGCGGGAGGGCGAGGACGGCGATCCGCTCACGCTGGTCCACCTGCCGATCGCGGACCCCGACATCGCGCCGGGCGACATTCCGGAACTCCCGCCGACATTGTTCCTGATCCTCAACAGTGGGCCGCGCGCATCCGCGGTGTCGAGCCTGCCGGATATTGAGGCGCTGATGTCGCTGCTGCCGCTGGGGCTCGCCATGGCGGACAGGGACGGGCGGTTCCTCTTCGTCAATCGCGCGTTCCGGCGTGCCGTCGCGCTCGATGAAAAGGTCGAGACGCCGTCCTTCCCCGCCGAACTGGTCGTGCACGAGGACAAGAGCGCGCTCGCCGATGCGGTGCGGCGCCATGCGGCGGGCGCGCCCGGTTCGGCCAAGGTGCCGGTCCGGCTCGAAACGATGCCCGACGAAACCGTGTCGATCAGCCTGGCGAGCGTGCGCGGGCTGGGCGAGGCGGCGGTCATGCTTAGCCTCAAGGATTCGACCGAGGAAACCCGCCTCAAACGCCAGGTCGCGCAGGCCACGAAAATGCAGGCGGTCGGGCAGCTTGCCGGCGGTGTCGCGCATGATTTCAACAATGTGCTCACCGCGATCATCGGATATTGCGACCTCATGCTGCTGCGCCATACGCCGGGCGACATCGATTACGACGATATTCAGCAGATCAAGGCCAATTCCAATCGCGCCGCCTCGCTGACCCGGCAATTGCTGGCCTTTTCGCGGCAGCAGACCCTGCGCCCGCAAACCTTGCAGCTTCCCGATGTGATATCGGAGGTTTCGGTCCTTCTGAAGCGGCTCATCGGTGAAAAGATCCGGCTCGTGGTGACGCATGACCGTGCGCTGGGTCCGGTGCGCGCCGATCCGGGGCAGCTGGAGCAGGTTATCGTCAACCTCGCCGTCAATGCCCGCGACGCGATGCTCGCCAAGAGCGATGGCGGTACGCTCAAAATCTCCACCCACCGCATCGGCCCGGCCGAGGTGCGCGAGCTGAACAACGATATCCTGCCGAAGGGGCATTATACCGCGCTCTGCGTCACGGATACGGGCGGCGGCATTCCGGTCGACAAGCTCGGCAAGATTTTCGAGCCGTTCTACACGACGAAGGAAACGGGCAAGGGCACGGGGCTCGGCCTGTCCACGGTGTATGGCATCGTGAAGCAGTCGGGCGGCTTCATCTTTGCCGACAGCCCGCCCGGCGGCGGCGCGCAATTCTCCGTCTATCTCCCTGTGCACACGGTGCAGCCGGGCGAAATCGTTGCCGAGCAGAAGGCCCAGCGCGTGCCGGAACCGGAAAGCGCGGTCAGCTTCGGCGGCAATGGTGCGATCCTCCTGGTCGAGGACGAGCACACGGTGCGCGCCGTCGCGGAGCGCGCGCTCAAGAGGCAGGGCTACGAGGTGACCTGTGCCGCCGATGGGGAGGAAGGGCTGGAGATCATCGGGCGCGATGGCCGGTTCGATCTCGTGGTGAGCGATGTCGTGATGCCGACGATGGACGGGCCCGCGATGGTCCGCGAAATCCGCAAGCAATATCCGCACATCCCCGTCATCTTCATGTCCGGCTATGCGGAGGAGCAGCTCCGCCGCGAAATCGACATTGCCGGCATGTATTTCCTCGCCAAGCCATTTTCCGTCGCGCAGATCGGCGAGCAGGTCGCCCGCGTCCTCGCCAAGGCGCGCGAAGGGGGCGCGGCGGGTGCGGACAATCCGCGCGTCGAATGA
- the recA gene encoding recombinase RecA gives MDRQKALDAALAQIDRAFGKGSAMKLGSREAMNVEAISTGSLGLDIALGIGGLPKGRVIEVYGPESSGKTTLALHVIAEAQKNGGTAAFVDAEHALDPVYAKKLGVDVDELIVSQPDTGEQALEIVDTLVRSNAIDVLVVDSVAALVPRAEIEGEMGDSHVGLQARLMSQSLRKLTGSINRSKCMVIFINQLRMKIGVMYGNPETTTGGNALKFYASVRLDIRRTGQIKDRDEIVGNSTRVKVVKNKVAPPFKQVEFDIMYGEGISKIGEILDLGVKAGLVEKSGAWFSYDSVRIGQGRENAKNFLKENDELREKLEAAIRGKTDKVAEEMMVNPGNDDAEED, from the coding sequence GTGGACCGGCAAAAGGCGCTCGACGCCGCACTCGCGCAGATCGACAGGGCCTTCGGCAAGGGCTCGGCCATGAAGCTAGGCAGCCGGGAGGCCATGAATGTCGAGGCGATCTCGACCGGTTCGCTCGGGCTCGACATTGCGCTCGGCATCGGCGGCCTGCCCAAGGGCCGCGTAATCGAGGTGTATGGCCCCGAAAGCTCGGGCAAGACCACGCTGGCGCTGCACGTCATTGCGGAGGCGCAGAAGAACGGCGGAACCGCCGCCTTCGTCGATGCCGAACACGCGCTCGATCCCGTCTATGCCAAGAAGCTCGGCGTCGATGTCGACGAACTCATCGTGTCGCAGCCCGACACGGGCGAGCAGGCGCTCGAAATCGTCGACACGCTGGTGCGCTCCAATGCGATCGACGTGCTGGTGGTCGATTCGGTCGCGGCGCTGGTCCCGCGTGCGGAGATCGAGGGCGAGATGGGCGACAGCCACGTCGGCCTTCAGGCGCGTTTGATGAGCCAGTCGCTGCGCAAGCTGACCGGGTCGATCAACCGTTCGAAATGCATGGTGATCTTCATCAACCAGCTGCGCATGAAGATCGGCGTAATGTACGGCAATCCGGAAACGACGACGGGCGGCAATGCGCTGAAATTCTATGCGTCGGTCCGGCTCGACATTCGCCGCACCGGACAGATCAAGGACCGCGACGAGATCGTCGGCAATTCGACCCGCGTGAAGGTGGTGAAGAACAAGGTCGCCCCGCCGTTCAAGCAAGTGGAATTCGACATCATGTATGGCGAGGGCATTTCCAAGATCGGCGAGATTCTCGATCTCGGCGTGAAGGCCGGGCTGGTCGAGAAATCCGGCGCCTGGTTCAGCTATGACAGCGTGCGGATCGGTCAGGGCCGCGAAAACGCGAAGAATTTCCTCAAGGAAAACGACGAGCTCCGCGAAAAGCTGGAGGCTGCCATCCGCGGCAAGACCGACAAGGTCGCCGAGGAAATGATGGTCAACCCCGGCAACGACGACGCCGAAGAGGATTGA
- a CDS encoding cation:proton antiporter: MASELHFSPVLSDALVILGAAGIVIPVFARFRITPIIGFILVGMLVGPFGLGRFVFEYPWLQYITITDPQGLEPFAEFGIILLLFTIGLELSFNRLWSMRRLVFGLGAFELAISAALIAFVLMVMGQYWTGAMGLGLALALSSTALVLPLSGTRSPVGKAALSMLLFEDIAIVPIIFLLGAMAPYAASEGMEGLVHTLWTGALTVAVLMVAGRLLLPRLFAQAARTKSPELFLAASLLVVIVASLATAAVGLSPIVGALLAGLLIAETEYHTEVEGITAPFKGLALGVFLITVGMGVDLSVIAANIWPITLAVTGILLLKSVVTGFLLRMMGARRGTAVETGIMMSSPSETTLIVLSAAASAQLIQPTTAQFWQIVTAIGLTITPILALIGRKMARRIDAAGLPPLDTDTETSERAIIIGYGRVGRLIADMMVKHDRPFLAIDSDPECVTIARARKHPLLFADARGPALDRIDISEASAVILTMDEPVLAATLVKKLRAAHPQMPILARARDSAHAAELYRAGATDAVPETLESSLQLSESVLVNMGVGVGPVIASIHEKRDEFRERIMREGKLSQKPKLKTSLADRDLHAAAETL, encoded by the coding sequence ATGGCGAGCGAACTCCATTTTTCCCCGGTCCTGTCCGACGCGCTGGTCATCCTCGGGGCGGCGGGCATCGTCATTCCGGTCTTTGCCCGGTTCCGCATCACGCCGATCATCGGCTTCATCCTGGTCGGCATGCTGGTCGGGCCGTTTGGCCTCGGCCGCTTCGTGTTCGAATATCCCTGGCTGCAATACATAACCATCACCGATCCGCAGGGGCTCGAACCCTTTGCCGAGTTCGGGATCATCCTGCTATTGTTCACGATCGGGCTGGAGCTGTCGTTCAACCGGCTCTGGTCGATGCGGCGGCTCGTCTTCGGGCTCGGCGCGTTCGAGCTTGCGATTTCGGCGGCGCTGATCGCGTTCGTGCTCATGGTGATGGGACAATACTGGACAGGCGCGATGGGGCTCGGGCTGGCGCTGGCGCTGTCGTCGACGGCACTGGTGCTGCCATTGTCGGGCACGCGGTCGCCGGTGGGCAAGGCGGCTCTGTCGATGCTCCTGTTCGAGGATATCGCCATCGTGCCGATCATCTTCCTGCTCGGCGCGATGGCACCCTATGCCGCGTCGGAGGGGATGGAGGGGCTCGTCCATACGCTGTGGACAGGTGCGCTGACCGTGGCGGTGCTGATGGTCGCGGGGCGGCTGCTGCTGCCGCGTCTCTTTGCGCAGGCGGCCCGGACGAAGAGCCCGGAACTGTTCCTTGCCGCCAGCCTGCTCGTCGTGATCGTCGCCTCGCTTGCGACCGCGGCGGTCGGCCTTTCGCCGATCGTGGGCGCATTGCTCGCAGGGTTGCTGATCGCCGAAACCGAGTATCATACCGAGGTCGAGGGCATCACCGCACCGTTCAAGGGGCTGGCTCTCGGCGTGTTCCTGATCACGGTCGGCATGGGCGTGGACCTCAGCGTGATCGCCGCGAACATCTGGCCGATCACGCTGGCGGTCACTGGAATCCTGCTGCTGAAATCGGTCGTGACGGGGTTCCTGTTGCGGATGATGGGCGCCCGGCGCGGCACCGCGGTCGAAACCGGGATCATGATGAGCAGCCCGTCGGAAACCACGCTCATCGTGCTGTCCGCCGCGGCGAGCGCGCAATTGATTCAGCCCACCACCGCGCAATTCTGGCAGATCGTGACGGCCATCGGCCTGACGATCACGCCGATTCTCGCGCTGATCGGGCGGAAAATGGCGCGGCGGATCGACGCCGCGGGCCTGCCGCCGCTCGACACCGATACCGAAACGTCCGAACGCGCGATTATTATCGGATATGGCCGTGTCGGTCGCCTGATCGCGGACATGATGGTGAAGCACGACCGGCCGTTCCTCGCCATCGACAGCGACCCCGAATGCGTGACTATCGCGCGCGCGCGCAAACATCCGCTTCTGTTCGCCGATGCGCGCGGACCGGCGCTCGACCGGATCGACATCTCGGAGGCGTCTGCCGTCATCCTGACCATGGACGAGCCGGTGCTGGCGGCGACATTGGTGAAGAAATTGCGCGCCGCCCATCCGCAGATGCCGATTTTGGCGCGTGCGCGCGATTCCGCCCACGCGGCGGAACTCTATCGCGCGGGCGCCACCGATGCGGTGCCCGAAACGCTGGAAAGCTCGCTACAGCTGTCGGAATCCGTTCTGGTCAACATGGGAGTCGGCGTCGGTCCCGTCATCGCCTCGATCCATGAAAAGCGCGATGAATTTCGCGAACGCATCATGCGCGAAGGCAAACTCAGCCAGAAGCCGAAGCTGAAAACCTCGCTCGCCGATCGCGATCTGCACGCCGCCGCCGAAACGCTCTAG
- a CDS encoding bifunctional GNAT family N-acetyltransferase/carbon-nitrogen hydrolase family protein encodes MANTTARLEVRQARPSDVSGIAALIRRAYADLPAYTYGEIRGQMNNYPEGCFVAKLDGKVVGYCASMRLGSVALRPHSWDEITGNGFGSRHNPTGEWLYGYEMCVDPKVRGTRIGRRLYEERRALAERLDLTGITFGGRLPNLSRHWRKVEGPQDYVDQVVAGKLHDPVLRFQLANGFEPIGILEKYLPEDKKSKSFAAHMVWRNPFVDRDQPTKFRLPRDVESVRVATCQLQARQVKDYDEFMRGIEYFVDVAADYDADFILFPELFTLPLLSFADQELSPSEAIEVLSNYTPKIRKALSKMALEFNINIIGGSHPTRMEDGDIHNVAYVCLRDGSVHEQEKIHPTPNEDYWWNIKGGDSIDAIQTDCGPIGVLICYDSEFPELARRLVDEGARIIFVPFCTDSRQGYMRVRYCAQARAIENQCFVVMSGNVGNLPNVGNMDIQYAQSCILTPCDFPFARDGIAAEATENVETLTISDVNLADLSWARAEGTVRNLADRRFDLYQIEWAGKVGKPLEDKVGQNDEAAGGQPLGPRSPGGG; translated from the coding sequence ATGGCCAACACCACCGCCCGCCTCGAAGTGCGCCAGGCCCGGCCCAGCGATGTGAGCGGCATTGCCGCGCTGATCCGCCGTGCCTATGCCGATCTGCCCGCCTATACCTATGGCGAGATCCGGGGGCAGATGAACAACTATCCCGAGGGTTGCTTCGTCGCGAAGCTCGACGGGAAGGTCGTGGGATATTGCGCGTCGATGCGGCTGGGCTCGGTCGCATTGCGTCCGCATAGCTGGGACGAGATCACGGGCAACGGGTTCGGTTCGCGTCACAATCCGACGGGCGAGTGGCTGTATGGCTACGAAATGTGCGTCGATCCCAAGGTGCGGGGAACGCGCATCGGCCGCCGCCTTTACGAAGAGCGGCGCGCACTGGCAGAAAGGCTCGACCTTACCGGCATCACCTTTGGCGGGCGGCTGCCGAACCTGTCGCGGCACTGGCGCAAGGTGGAGGGCCCGCAGGACTACGTCGATCAGGTCGTCGCCGGGAAGCTGCACGATCCGGTGTTGAGGTTTCAGCTTGCAAACGGCTTTGAACCCATTGGTATCCTTGAGAAATACCTTCCCGAGGACAAGAAATCGAAGTCCTTTGCCGCGCATATGGTGTGGCGCAATCCCTTCGTCGATCGCGATCAGCCGACGAAGTTCCGCCTGCCCCGCGACGTGGAAAGCGTGCGCGTCGCCACCTGTCAGCTTCAGGCGCGGCAGGTAAAGGATTACGATGAGTTCATGCGCGGCATCGAATATTTCGTCGATGTCGCAGCGGATTACGATGCGGACTTCATCCTGTTTCCCGAATTGTTCACCCTGCCCCTGCTGTCCTTCGCGGATCAGGAATTGTCGCCGAGCGAGGCGATCGAGGTGTTGTCGAACTACACGCCGAAAATCCGCAAGGCGCTGTCGAAAATGGCGCTGGAGTTCAACATCAACATCATCGGCGGTTCGCACCCGACGCGGATGGAGGACGGCGATATTCACAATGTCGCCTATGTCTGCCTGCGCGACGGATCGGTCCACGAACAGGAGAAGATCCACCCCACCCCGAACGAGGATTACTGGTGGAACATCAAGGGCGGTGACAGCATCGACGCGATCCAGACCGACTGCGGCCCGATCGGCGTGCTGATCTGTTACGACAGCGAATTCCCGGAACTCGCCCGCCGCCTCGTGGACGAGGGCGCGCGCATCATCTTCGTCCCCTTCTGCACCGACAGCCGTCAGGGCTACATGCGGGTGCGCTATTGCGCGCAGGCCCGCGCGATCGAGAATCAGTGCTTCGTCGTGATGAGCGGGAATGTCGGCAACCTGCCCAATGTCGGCAACATGGACATTCAATACGCGCAAAGCTGCATCCTGACGCCGTGCGATTTTCCGTTCGCACGCGACGGCATCGCCGCGGAGGCAACCGAAAATGTCGAAACCCTCACCATCAGTGACGTGAACCTCGCCGACCTGTCCTGGGCCCGGGCGGAGGGCACGGTGCGCAACCTTGCCGACCGCCGTTTCGACCTTTACCAGATCGAATGGGCCGGCAAGGTCGGCAAGCCGCTCGAAGACAAGGTCGGGCAGAACGACGAGGCAGCGGGCGGGCAACCGCTCGGCCCGCGTTCGCCCGGCGGCGGTTGA